A window from Armatimonadota bacterium encodes these proteins:
- a CDS encoding glycoside hydrolase family 5 protein, which translates to MMNKLSKTRRTTALLACALAFRLALAQQTLTFDNYLQKMSPAINFGNTLEAIPTETSWGNPKPTDAYFKAVRAAGFRSIRIPVAYTQYLDKNQKIDPKWMAHVTEVVRMATRAGLYAMINIHWDGGWMQPTYAKRDAVSAKLAKLWTQIATNFRDFDGRLLFAGTNEVMVDGDYGPPKPEYAEVQNGYNQTFVSAVRATGGKNKTRWLVVQAFNTNIDSGVKFNATLPQDPAKGRLMFEVHYYDPYHFTINEKSNIWQWGAKASDPKATDTWGNEDYADGQFQKVKEAFVDKGVPVLLGEYAVGLKKKFPGMRPFQQDWVSYITRSAYRHGVVPMYWDVGYETGLFHRTTGAQQDPELIRILVEACK; encoded by the coding sequence ATGATGAATAAGCTCAGCAAAACCCGACGAACCACAGCGCTCCTTGCTTGCGCTCTTGCATTCCGGTTGGCGTTGGCGCAACAGACACTCACCTTCGACAACTATCTTCAGAAAATGTCGCCGGCGATCAACTTTGGCAACACGCTGGAGGCGATCCCAACAGAGACCTCCTGGGGCAACCCCAAGCCGACGGACGCGTACTTCAAGGCTGTCCGAGCCGCGGGTTTCAGGAGCATCCGGATCCCGGTGGCCTATACGCAGTACTTGGACAAGAACCAGAAGATCGACCCGAAATGGATGGCCCACGTCACGGAAGTGGTGCGGATGGCCACCCGGGCCGGGCTCTATGCGATGATCAACATCCATTGGGATGGAGGCTGGATGCAGCCCACCTATGCCAAAAGGGACGCGGTCTCCGCCAAGCTGGCCAAGCTCTGGACCCAGATCGCCACGAACTTCAGGGACTTCGACGGCCGACTGCTCTTCGCCGGAACGAACGAGGTGATGGTGGACGGCGATTATGGACCGCCGAAGCCGGAATATGCGGAAGTGCAAAACGGCTATAACCAGACCTTCGTGAGCGCGGTGCGGGCCACCGGCGGCAAGAACAAAACGCGCTGGCTGGTCGTGCAGGCATTCAACACAAACATTGACTCAGGCGTCAAATTCAACGCGACCTTGCCGCAGGACCCCGCCAAGGGCCGGCTGATGTTCGAGGTCCATTACTACGACCCCTATCACTTCACCATTAACGAAAAAAGCAACATTTGGCAGTGGGGAGCCAAGGCTTCAGACCCCAAAGCGACGGATACATGGGGCAATGAAGACTACGCTGACGGGCAGTTTCAGAAGGTGAAAGAAGCGTTTGTGGACAAGGGGGTGCCGGTTCTCCTGGGGGAATATGCCGTCGGGCTGAAGAAGAAGTTTCCGGGCATGAGGCCGTTTCAGCAGGACTGGGTGAGCTATATCACCCGCTCGGCGTACCGGCACGGCGTGGTCCCGATGTACTGGGACGTCGGGTATGAGACCGGACTCTTCCATCGGACGACCGGTGCTCAGCAGGATCCCGAGCTGATTCGGATCCTCGTCGAGGCCTGCAAATGA